In Umboniibacter marinipuniceus, the sequence TTACGCGTTCCTCAGTCGTGTTGAAATCAGTCATAATATCTCTCTTAAGTGAATAAATTCTTTGTCGAACTTCTTATATAGGGGCGTTTTCTAAAAATAAAACCCCTAGCGCCCATTTTCTTCTTCCATCCACTCCAGCATCCGCGTTTCCAGAACATCTAGGGGGATTGAACCGTTTTCAAGTAGCGCATCGTGGAAGCGACGAATATCAAATTCTTCCCCCAAACGGCGTTCAGCTTCCGCACGCAGCTCAAGGATTTTTAGCTGGCCTATCTTGTAACCAAGCGCCTGCCCCGGCCAACCGATATAGCGGTCAATCTCGTTAACGATATCAAGTTCCGATTTCGGGGCATTTTGCTTGAAGTACTCAATAGCTTCCTCTCGGCTCCAGCCCATGGCGTGGATACCTGTATCAACCACCAGCCGGATTGAACGCCACATATCGTAGGTTAATTGCCCGAACTTGGAGTAGGGGTCTTGATATAGCCCCATCTCATAACCTAAGCGCTCTGAATAGAGCCCCCAACCCTCTACAAAGGCACCAATCCCCATTTCACGACGAAATGGTGGCAGCGACTCCTGCTCCTGTGCTAGCGCTATCTGCAGATGATGCCCAGGCACAGCCTCATGCACCGATAACACTTCAATCTCCCAAATAGGACGACTCTCTGGCGCATAGAGATTGACGTAATAGTAGCCTGCGCGAGATCCATCTACCGCCGGCTGCATATAATAGGCAGTGGTTGTATCCGGCGCGATTTCATCCGGAATGGCTTTGACACCATAGGGTGTGCGCGGCAGACGTCCAAACAACGACACTAATTCTGGATCAAGCCGTTTGGAGGTTGCCAGGTAGGCCTGGAGGAGTTCCTCTGAGGTTGAGTAATAGAACTGCGGATCATTGCGAAGAAAATCAAAAAACGCCAGCAATTCGCCCTCAAAGCCTACTTCCTCCATCACTTCGTGCATTTCACCACGTAAGCGAGCGACTTCATCAAGACCAATCTGATGAATCTGCGCGGGCGTCAACGAAGTTGTGGTGAAGTGTTTTGCCAAGTATTGGTAGTAAGCAAGTCCCTCGGCGTTGCCCCCTACGCCCGGTTGGTCGCGACAAGCCGGCAGGTATTCATTGACGAAGAATGCTTTAAAGTCCGCGAACGCGGGAATGACGTGATCGCTAATAGCCGCCTGTGCCCTGGCTCGAATCGTGGCCGCGGAGGCATATTGATCTAACACTTCACTCTCGAACGGCCGATAGAATGCGTTATCCTCGGCGCTACCTGCTAACAGCAGATCCAGTTGATGAACAACTCGTTCCATCACCACCCGCGGCTGGACGAGATTGCGAGACATACCCTCGCGCATCAAGGCTTCATAGCCGTTGAGCATTTGATCAATCGTCTCGAGACGCTCAACCCAATCGATAAAGTCTTGCTCGGTTTCGAAGCGAAGATAGGAAGCAATGTCATAGCTAGTTTGCGGACCTTCACGCATCGTTAGCGGAAGTAGATGTGAGCCGTACTCATACGCCTCAATACGATCGTTAACCTCAAACAATGCCATCTGTAAGTTCAGCTTATTAGCCGTCGATAGTGACATCGCGTCGACGGCGAGTAATGCTGACCGATAGGCCAAATCTGCCTGATACTCTGTCGTGGCAGCAGCCGGTGAAAACTCACCCCACTCGCCGTTGCGAGAGCGATCGCCACGCATCGACATCGCCAGTGGCGACGAGTTGACCCGTCGATCATACTCCGCCTGTAACTGGCTCTCAAAATCGAGATTCGCATCAGAGCAGCCAAGTAAACTCATGAAAGCCACCGCCACGAAGGTCTTGATAACACGCATTAGCCTATTCCTTTTTATAAAACTGCAACGATGTTAGCACACTGCCGCATGGAAATTGATCGGCGCGTAAAAGAAGACCCTATTTAGTGCTAATTTATCCGCGCCCATGAAATTTGACTGGTATACTGCCTCTATCAACTTTAGAGGAGCACCTTGTGCCTATTTCTCAATTCAGCGATTTGCCACTTGATGAGCGCATCGTTAAAGCTCTAGACAGTCAAAATATTCGTCAACTTACTCCTATTCAGCGTGACAGTCTGCCGCTACTTCTCGAAGGCCGAGATATTATTGCTCAAGCCCAAACCGGCAGCGGTAAAACGCTGGCATTCGGGGCGGCACTTCTGCAGTACATTAAGCCAGCACAACGAGTACCTCAGGCCTTAGTGCTATGTCCTACTCGAGAACTGGCCCAGCAAGTCGCGGAGAGTTTGCGTAAAGCGGCTGTGTTGATTGAGAATTTAAAAATCCTAACGCTCTGTGGAGGCCAACCTATTGGGCCGCAGCTGCGCTCGTTAGAACATGGTTGCGATATTGTCGTCGGCACTCCCGGCAGAATTGCTGACCTTGTTGGCAAGGAGAGCCTGCCGCTGCATCGCGTTCACACCGTGGTGCTCGACGAAGCTGATAGAATGCTGGACATGGGTTTTATTGATGTCATCAGCGAGCTGCTAGACGAATGCACCCAGCGCGAACATACCTGGCTGTTTTCTGCTACCTTCCCAAAGGGAATTGAGTCCATTAGCAGTCGTTTTCAGCGTAATGCCGAGCGTATTAGCTCAGAGCCCGTGGTAACTAATAACACCATTGAACACACTTACTATGACTGCAGTCATTTAGCCCCAAATGAAGCCGCAATATCTATCTTGAGCGAATTGGAACCCACCACTGCTATCGTTTTCTGCAACACGATTGCCAATGTTAAGCAATTTAGCCGAGAACTCTATGAGTCCGGCTTCGTTACACTGGCACTTCACGGTGATCTAGAGCAGAAGCAGCGCGACGAAAACATCGTCCGCTTTAGCAACCTGAGCACTCAGATACTGGTAGCTACTGATGTGGCCGCACGAGGTCTTGATATTGATGATGTCGACTTGGTGCTCAACTATGAACTCGCCCGTGATAGAGCTACTCACACCCATCGCATCGGTCGGACTGGCCGCGCGGGTAAAAAAGGGGTTGCCGTTACACTGCTTGGTGCGAGCTATTTAGTCGATAAAGTCTTATCGAATGACGATGACGCGCGAATTGTGCCGTTTCCATCTGACTTTGTGCAGGCGGCGAAACCGAAAGAGCCCGAGTACGTCACCGTTGCCATTGCTGGCGGCAAGAAGAATAAAGTCCGCAAGGGCGATATTCTGGGGGCATTAACGGGTGACGGAGGACTTCGTGGCGATCAGATTGGCGCCATTCAGATCCTCAACTTTCAGTCCTATATCGCGATTGCCAGGCCCGCTGCAGCCAAAGCCATTTCCTTCCTCCAGAACGGTAAAATCAAAGGACGGTTCTACAAGTCACGTCGCTTCTGAGAGCTACCTGAGCCAGCTCGCAGCTGGTTTCTAATTCGTCAGTTCACAGGCCCTAAGGAAAGGGCTTGCGGGACTACCACAAACGCTAGAAATGACTAAATCCAAGAAACGAACGCTATGAACCTCAATAAAAAGCCCTAAGGTGATATCCCTAGGGCTCTTTGAGACTTAGTTAACAGCGCTTGGCGGTGCCGACGCTCAGTTCTGTGCAATGCCAGTGGCAAGAAGCTCAATATTAATGGTGGCTCGGCGATGGCGACTTAGATCTCCTCCCAATTCCGCGGTCACCACTTCACCACCGGCTACAACCACCAGCCGATTAGAGTCAATTCCTGCTTCAACCAATGCGCTAGCTACCGCATCAGCCCGTTTTTGCGACAGCTCGGCATTATAATTCGCGTCACCGCGGTGATCGGCAAAGCCATGAATTTCAATGAGCACCTCAGGGTATTCGTTTAAAGCTTGAGCAACTTGTTGAAGACGACGCTTATCGCCGTCATAAAGTTCGTACTGATCGGTGGCAAAAAGGGTCTCAACATTTAACGCGCGTTCTAGCGCCAGTAAAGACTGTTGCTGAAGTTGACGCTGTTGAACTAAACGCGCTTCAATCGCCCTTACTTCGGCAGTTTTCTCAGCCAAACTCACGTTTAGATCCTGCATCTCAAGTGTCACTTGCTCTACCTGATCTGCGTCGGCTAGCTCCTCGGCGTAATAGGCGCCCAATACCGCACCAATGACGAAACCAACTGGCCCCCCCACTGCAGCGCCGGTAATTGCGCCGCCGAGAAAGGTAGCGCCCTGTTTCGCTTCAAGCGTATTATTAGTTTCAGCCATAGCCGCTGGAGCCATTGTTGCAATGGTTAGTGCAGTGGCCAGTGCTGT encodes:
- a CDS encoding OmpA family protein; translated protein: MTSSIFKNTALATALTIATMAPAAMAETNNTLEAKQGATFLGGAITGAAVGGPVGFVIGAVLGAYYAEELADADQVEQVTLEMQDLNVSLAEKTAEVRAIEARLVQQRQLQQQSLLALERALNVETLFATDQYELYDGDKRRLQQVAQALNEYPEVLIEIHGFADHRGDANYNAELSQKRADAVASALVEAGIDSNRLVVVAGGEVVTAELGGDLSRHRRATINIELLATGIAQN
- the dbpA gene encoding ATP-dependent RNA helicase DbpA, with the translated sequence MPISQFSDLPLDERIVKALDSQNIRQLTPIQRDSLPLLLEGRDIIAQAQTGSGKTLAFGAALLQYIKPAQRVPQALVLCPTRELAQQVAESLRKAAVLIENLKILTLCGGQPIGPQLRSLEHGCDIVVGTPGRIADLVGKESLPLHRVHTVVLDEADRMLDMGFIDVISELLDECTQREHTWLFSATFPKGIESISSRFQRNAERISSEPVVTNNTIEHTYYDCSHLAPNEAAISILSELEPTTAIVFCNTIANVKQFSRELYESGFVTLALHGDLEQKQRDENIVRFSNLSTQILVATDVAARGLDIDDVDLVLNYELARDRATHTHRIGRTGRAGKKGVAVTLLGASYLVDKVLSNDDDARIVPFPSDFVQAAKPKEPEYVTVAIAGGKKNKVRKGDILGALTGDGGLRGDQIGAIQILNFQSYIAIARPAAAKAISFLQNGKIKGRFYKSRRF
- a CDS encoding DUF885 domain-containing protein produces the protein MRVIKTFVAVAFMSLLGCSDANLDFESQLQAEYDRRVNSSPLAMSMRGDRSRNGEWGEFSPAAATTEYQADLAYRSALLAVDAMSLSTANKLNLQMALFEVNDRIEAYEYGSHLLPLTMREGPQTSYDIASYLRFETEQDFIDWVERLETIDQMLNGYEALMREGMSRNLVQPRVVMERVVHQLDLLLAGSAEDNAFYRPFESEVLDQYASAATIRARAQAAISDHVIPAFADFKAFFVNEYLPACRDQPGVGGNAEGLAYYQYLAKHFTTTSLTPAQIHQIGLDEVARLRGEMHEVMEEVGFEGELLAFFDFLRNDPQFYYSTSEELLQAYLATSKRLDPELVSLFGRLPRTPYGVKAIPDEIAPDTTTAYYMQPAVDGSRAGYYYVNLYAPESRPIWEIEVLSVHEAVPGHHLQIALAQEQESLPPFRREMGIGAFVEGWGLYSERLGYEMGLYQDPYSKFGQLTYDMWRSIRLVVDTGIHAMGWSREEAIEYFKQNAPKSELDIVNEIDRYIGWPGQALGYKIGQLKILELRAEAERRLGEEFDIRRFHDALLENGSIPLDVLETRMLEWMEEENGR